ACCAAggatatcttttctttttttctttttttcttttttttgggaccAGTGCTCACAAGAACAAAGCAATCCTGCCCCTGAAACTATTAAAGTATTCATAACTAATCATTAAATAACTAGTCTTTTAGAAACTGTTCTCCTCCAGTATACTATTCCCCTTCCACCATTCTTCCTGGGTGCAGAGCTCGGAAGTGCACCAGGTACATACCATTTGATGAGATCTTCTGGAACGAGAGCAATGGATCAGAGCCCATCGTAGTATCCACGAAATGATATGTGTGCCACGTTTTGATGCCTTGCCATGGGAGCCCCCCTCACTGCCGAAAGCGCCTGGTTCAGCCTTGTGGCCTGCTGCACCATCTGCGTGATCCTCTGCAAAAATTCCCAAACCTAATCAATCAGCGAACTGAAATCGAGTTTTTAAAGCATTCGATGCGAATTATTCGGAGGATTTGAAAGGAGTTAAATGAATCTTTAGTAGGGGAACACGAGACCTTGTCATCGCCATAGATCTGGAACTGGATCCTCTGGTTCTGGTGCTGCTGCTTCTGCCGCTGCCGGCCGCCCAAAAGAAGCATACAtagggtggcggcagcagccACTCCAGTGGAGCAGAGAGCTCCAATACCGGTCAATCTCCACCTCCACATATCACAACCAAAGCTCTCCCAGCAAGGCTTGCCTTTGACCTCAGACTCCAGATGGTCCTCGTCTTTCTCCGCCTCTTTCTCAAATGCTGAATTCTTTGACTTCGTGTGCTCCTTCGTTTCCTCAACCTTgcagtcctcctcctccttctcctcctcgaatCGAATTGGGTCGGGTTCGATATGAGGGATGAGCCCCCTGGTGTTGGACTTGGGAGAGTTCATCTTGAATTCATTCTCCTTCACCTTGAAGAAGACTTGAGACACCGCGTCATGGTTGGCTATGATCGCCGGAGGGATGACGCCGATGTCCTTGAACTCTTTGGCTAGCTCATCATcttgctcctcctcctccttcttcttctctactATTGGGTCCGGACCAGTTGGACGTAGAGCTTGTTTGGTTTCGCTTGCAGGGTTCGAATTCTCCTCCTCTGCATGGGTGAAGCGAGAGGTGGGTGACGGGCAGATGAAGTAATTCATGTCGACGATTCCTTTGGTATCAAAACAGATCTCCTTGGAGGATAACTCCTTGCCACCCTCATGGCCAAAATCCAGGAAACTCTTGCCGTCAGGGAGGAACTCCCACTCCTCCAGATCCATGTCTATGGAAGTTTTCTCCATGGGGAAGGAAAGAAGGGGTTATAGCGATCGATACAAAGAGGAAGGcttagaagagagagagagggtgctATGGAATCAGTGGGTGATCAAAGAAGGGAACTTTCCATGATGTGTTTGGGGGCTATGGGATATTTCTGGGGAAGCAGTGGCAGCCCATGGCGTGTCTTCTTGCCGTGGGGGGGGAGGGAAAGAGGTTGACGGGGGCTTATCCTTCCAACTAGCGACAAATGAGGTAAGGTGTCATTGGGGCCCACCActtgaattattttatttatctcGACCTTTTTCTGATGAGCGTCACTATATTTAATAAACAAGATAAGACGTAGCTTCACAAACACTTACCGTGTACCAAATTAGCTTTGCTCTGCTTGGAGTTCATAATTATTCCCCTTTTTAAATCATTCGAGGGTATCGTTTGCATGAGCCCACGCCACCTattgttggagttttaatttattaaaaaattaaattttaaaagtaAAACCAGTCTCGTcccaaaagttttttttttttttagcttcatATCTGATATATGAAAGCAAGTCTTCTaaatttgttttaatatctagtttgcttcttttaaattaaaagtcacaaaaaaaaaatcttccagATTTATGTGGTCCATGAAATGGTCACCCTGCTTTGCCTTTCATCAATAATTTGTCTCACTGCTTCGGTTGATCTATCAAAAATTTATGAGATTGGAGGAGCCGACCCCACCTATTATTAGAgttttaattattaaaaaaaataaaattttaaacgtAAAACCAATTTTGTCCCCAAAAGCTTTAAAATACTTCGCTCTTTAGTTCCACATTGGATAAACGAAAACAAATCTTCTTgcttaaataaaaattcttcttaacatctgatttatttttttctaaattaaaaGTTGCATGAAAAAAATCTTCAAGATTTATGTGGTCGATGAAATGGTCACTCCGCCTTTGCCTTTCATCAATGATTTGCATCACTGCTTCTATTGATCTATCAGGAATTCATGAGATTAGATGAATGGAAGGGAGTTGCAGAGCTGCTTTCTTTAGAAATGTGGTGCCATCTTGGCCATACGTATGACCTTTGATGTAGGTTAGCCACCTACCATTCAGATCACAAGGAGTGCATGAATTTGTGGTAGTTTGTCTATTTTTAATCTTAGAACAGTTTGTAAAATAGCGAAAGGTTGAGTTGGTTGATTCAATATATAGGCTTGCGACAAATATGCATACACTAATTTGGCTTTATCCTGCAAAGAGAATCTCTTCCTAGGGGAAGAAGAGTGTGGAGTTGCTTGAGATTTGGGTTAGAATCAGGTTTGATGGAGATAGGATAAGGAACAAAAGTGGAGAGTGGCAGGACGAATACCTGAAGATGAGTACAGAGAATCTAGTGATCCACACAGCTTGGGTGAGACGCTTGTAACTTTGCAGAGGGGGAGAGAAAAATCTTCAACGAAAGGTTCAAACTATTAGAGTCACAATCTCTTCAAAAAGTTACTAACACTTGCTCTTTCATCAAGAGCTGGTGGAAAGAGCTTGTAATGATGCTGGTCGCTTGATTGTAAATGTTATTATATATGTTAAGCCTCATATATAACAattcaggacctcatccaaaatgcctagtcaaaaaatattatttgggtttcttgatcctgtataagtatccaagatctacgtcAAGTTAAgagtttaaatccattcaaaccTAATCACAAGTGCAAATCGGCCCGTGgctagccccaatggatccataTTGCAATGTCCCCTATTCCATATATGGGTGGGTTAGCCGGAAGGTGTTATTTAAGttttttgatcctatataagtacccaagatctacccaacgaataactgatgtgggactaaacacatatcCGTACAGGTTCTCATATCATATATCTTGTTATGCCATTCCTTACCGATTCAAGCTTTGGAATTAAGCGATCAGCTAATGCGATAGCTAAGATTGCTGTCGGACATCGATTAAAACCCTCTCcagatttgtttttcatttaaccTAAACCTATGCTTTTCGAGTAACCAAAAGTTGCCATAAAGATTTGTTTGGTAATATTACCATGATTCGCCGATAATGAGGACACCAAAAAATTATGGTTAAACAAATTTTTGGCATTGAAAGCACTTTCCATCGCTATCTATTTGTAATATTCCTTCTCCACTTCATTCATAAGGTTACAACCATCAAAATGAGAGAACTCATcctaatcaaagaaaatgcaggtGCAAAACTAATCTGACCTTTATTCTATTACTGTTAGGAAAAGTTCTATTTGGAAAATTCTTATAAAACATGAACATTTGTTGCAATTTCGCGAAGAAAATATAAGGGAACTCCAAAAACTGCAAATCCACAATTCCCCATTCTTTCTTCCTAAAGGATTCCATTTTTCTACTTCTTATTGGATGAGACAAATTATTAAGTATTGTGAGTAAGATATATAAGTGTTAAAAACCATCTTAAATAGGATCATGATAGAACCAATCTTGAAAGGAAGCATACCTGAGTCCATGATAATCTgaacgatcaaagcttcctttgtTTCTCCCTCTTAGCCCCTGTTCAAAACACCCGGTGATGGAGACCGATGCCGTGTTTTCTATATAGGCAGAGGGTGAGACCCGTTATGTTATCCTACCATCAAGGATAATGCTTCCACTTCTCACGGAATCGTAACTGACCACGATGTGGTCATGTGGGTCAAAacccaacattctcccacttggcccATATGACCATACT
This genomic stretch from Phoenix dactylifera cultivar Barhee BC4 unplaced genomic scaffold, palm_55x_up_171113_PBpolish2nd_filt_p 000076F, whole genome shotgun sequence harbors:
- the LOC103724295 gene encoding uncharacterized protein LOC103724295, translating into MEKTSIDMDLEEWEFLPDGKSFLDFGHEGGKELSSKEICFDTKGIVDMNYFICPSPTSRFTHAEEENSNPASETKQALRPTGPDPIVEKKKEEEEQDDELAKEFKDIGVIPPAIIANHDAVSQVFFKVKENEFKMNSPKSNTRGLIPHIEPDPIRFEEEKEEEDCKVEETKEHTKSKNSAFEKEAEKDEDHLESEVKGKPCWESFGCDMWRWRLTGIGALCSTGVAAAATLCMLLLGGRQRQKQQHQNQRIQFQIYGDDKRITQMVQQATRLNQALSAVRGAPMARHQNVAHISFRGYYDGL